The sequence CACCTGATGTTGTTtctattattcacactttcataaaaacatgcatgccagaataatatacaaatatgtTAGTGAGTTTTGAGTGtgattatatgtaaatttgtatgtatgaaTATTCAAGGTTAGGTTACCGCTCTTAACACATTgccttgtattttcaaaatttattgtaaaatcctttttttaaacgtaaatgattttagaatttactgcgttaaatgaattttgattattaagttTATGGATTTTAGGTTATAAACCCATTGCTGGAGTTAAGCACTCAACATAATGTGGACATATTATGTTGACATATTACGCTAACAAAAATATGGCCAGTAGATATTCACCGGCCATATCTTATGGCGTATTTTCTACGAGGgtagatctttgaaaatacaacttttttctattgacataaAATCATGGCAATGCTTATAACGAGAGTtaacagcccaaaatcgtttttaataCTCCGTGCGCGAAATGCGGTTTCTCAGGCTCGTTTTCTTTGCGCGAATCACTATAGCTTTGTTAATGTTGCGTCAAGCATGTAGCATATAATAACATATCGTTGCTATGGAAACAGTATTTCGCACACGCTACACGAAAAACAAGCCTCTTGAAAAACCGCGTTTTTCGCGCACGTCatgttaaaattgtatattacgatacgagtGCGCGAAGTAGGTTATTTTTGCATGAGCGCATCTGTCGCCGCAAGGGTGACAAAAAAGCGAGTTTGATGATCACCTACGCGCACGTGTATcgtatatactattttttgacacgagtGTGCGAATCTACGTCCTCAACAGATAAGCGTGTGCGAAATTTAGAGTTTTGCACACGCAGTAACGATCTTACGTTTTTGAATAGGAAAACGTTATTTGTGGAGTtggaaattataatattttctaagaGGATAAAGTATACTTCAgtttttcattcaataaaAGACAAGCATATAATGATTGAgcggttaaaaattttttattttacgataaataaataagtacagtaaaaaattaaatcatctcgacaattaaaaaacgttttaaGGTTCTACATATGTATTCGAACGTAAACCATGATTGTGCACGATGTATGTGTGATAAGCTGCGTCACTTTCCTTGGGCATTGAAACATCTCCAGACGGTCGATCTGAAACACAAAATAACGTGATGTTGCGATCTATCATCGATAATGCTattgtgaaaaaatgaaatggaAGACTCACTCTGTTTGCAATAGCCTTTGTGcatcttataatttttcacgCCTGTTCGTGAAGTTGAGCATCCGGGTCCACCGCTAATTGCATCTTATATCCGCAATAGCTCCCCTTTAAATGCTCAATAATGGACTCGTAAGTCTCGTGTAGACATTTGCACGTGTTGCACTGCAGCAGGCAACTAACTTTACATTCATCGCAGTCTACTGCGTCGACCGATGTTTCATCGATGATGGGTTCGCGGCACTCCACGCAGAAGTGCGCATAAAAACGTTCATGTCCTGATACGAATAAAAagacatttgtaaaattaagaaaCTCGAGAGAAAGGCAatgagttattaaaaaatgtatgcacaCGAACTTACCGTATTCCCTCACGCTTTTCCTTAATATCTCCGATGAGTTGGCAAAGTACTTGAACATATCTAATTCTTCCTCCGAATTCGTGTTGTTGTTCTCCAACTGAAGACTTGTAAAACAATCACTTGCACAGTCTTGAAAGTGTCTTCTTAGTTCATCGATCCGTTCGAATGTCGTTTCGCACAACTCACAGATGTATTTTGGCTGCTTGATGATGCTGGCACAAGAATTGATGTGCCGGATCGCCCAAAAACGGTGATAAAACTTCTCTCGGCACGCTAAACATTGCAGAGCTAGCTCGCCCTGGCATTTTTCGTAGTTGGCACTGTCAAGATCACAATCCGAGCAACAAATCGTCACAAGCCCTGTCAAGTCTGCAGTAACTAAagaaatagaattattataacgatgtgattaaaaattgtatgaaaactttaattatcTTAGATTATtgtgaagtgtaatatgataAGCTAATAATCAAtcatgaatataaaataaagtcgTGCAAAAACGTACCTTCGTTGAGATTTCCATCGAGATCCGTGTGACGAGCTTCTGCATCAATCATTCTCGTCCTACCTACAAAACGACgaacaaatataattaataagtatcgTGCATATGTGCACTCACGTCTCaacatttctttttctaaTATACGAACCAGTGTCAGAAGATGCGTAAGATTCCGCACGTGGAGATTCCATTTTACGAAAGGAAAACTTGACTGTGATGCACTACAGATTCAAACTAACGCAGGCACTAGGATATCACTGACTAGCCAAGTCGTTGCTTCTAGAATGAAAACTTCGAACTGTCTGCTTAAGAAATTTCGCTCTGTATATATAGCAGCGTTCTCCCTCTCCGCAAAAATTCACTTTCCCCGAGCTGTGCGTCCGAAATCCGCCTCTAGATAGCCTATAATACCTGTACCTATAAATGTAGGCTCCGGCCCGCCCCGACTCTACGGCGCGACGCCGTGGGGCGCATCTCAGCCGCCACCCCGTCGCCACGTCTCCACGTGTCTTGGGGaccagaaaattttattgccgcaaatttactttattcccgcaaattCACTTTATTCCGTATTTTGCgagaataaagtaaataatccACGACTTTAGtctcttgttgcataatgtactattaaggGGGTCCGAAACCCAGGTTTTACCGATAGTACGAGTGTTCAGTAGAAAATTACTCGAAACTAAGGCAATGcaatgaattatgaaaaatcaagAGTTAGTTGCCcttccttttataaatatctatCGCTGTGgcaagtttcaaataaaaatattaacgcaaTAATTAAGTTGATGCACTTCGGTGCCGGCAACTTCCCTTATATGAATgaggaattctacgggaaaaatgccattttctcaTTGGagaaaacatacattttatgtttgtgcccttatgcattaggtacatgctcttgaacaatggctattgcTCCAAATGCCGCCGTTCGGATAAAATTTACGATATCTCTTTGGAGACAGAGGCGGAGTCCTGACTGCGATTATTCCCTTGCAGTTTCTCGGAATCGCGTCAAACATTGATTGCGTTTCCTGCATTCCCCTCGATTTTTCCATCCAGGGTTTAAGAAACGCTTGCgcgtttttaggcacgaccgcggtATGCAAGTGCCttatacttaattttttaagcgaaaaatgtgtgagatgcgatatttcatcgcaattttcgaccgatcgggctgaaattttaggagtTTGGCTCtttggctctaactcgaatcctataagcattctacaaaaaaagttaaagtaAGAAGTTGTACCCTCGTAGGAAATTGAGGCTAATATGGCCACGAAATGCCAAATTTTATGCCCAGTAGCCAGATTATGTGGCATATCATGGCCATATGTCCCCCCTGTTAACAGGCGACGGTAAGTGGGCataatatgccataaaattATGGCGAACGTTTTATACATGGCAACCTAACCTTGCACATGTACAAACATGACCACACTCAACACTCACACTTAAATGTACACtttttatgtgggtttagatattagaaacattaagtaaaatttgcgTGTTCAAGATTTGATCAACgatgaagtgtaaaagtgatgatcttgatagatattcccaactcagtgttcaaatcagtcgcaggcagtattcatcattatagtgccttatatgcagtgtatacgttcaagatgtttaatttataGTGTAgatacttattttattatgtaggaacaggctagcgtaacaatttttgcttgtctgtcGTTGCTAGCTGACCCACACCGAACCCCATGGCTCCGGgggcaaaatttacacatgagtgttgatatgaaaatttaaactacagTACTTGAGATAAAAACAAGTGGGTATATTGCTTCAAcagcttgaaacaaatcaccatgcaaaatttcagccctctaagtatgatagattttaattgagagcTAAATCAAATCCTCAATGATTgtacgattacttttttcaatttttctttttgctctcaatAAAAacctatcatacttagagggctgaaattttgcatggtgatttgtttcaagctgTTGAAGCAATATACCCACTTGTCTTTATCTCAAGTGctgtagtttaaattctcaCGTAAACActcatgtgtaaattttgccaCCCCCCCCCATCGGAGCCATGGAGTTCGGTGTGGGTCGGCtagcaaagacagacaagcaaaaattgttacgctagcctgttcctacataataaaataagcatctacactacaaattaaacatcttgcacGAATACACTGCATAAAATGCACTATAATGATGAATACTGCCTGCGACTGACTTGAAC is a genomic window of Nasonia vitripennis strain AsymCx chromosome 1 unlocalized genomic scaffold, Nvit_psr_1.1 chr1_random0015, whole genome shotgun sequence containing:
- the LOC116416058 gene encoding uncharacterized protein LOC116416058 → MESPRAESYASSDTGRTRMIDAEARHTDLDGNLNEVTADLTGLVTICCSDCDLDSANYEKCQGELALQCLACREKFYHRFWAIRHINSCASIIKQPKYICELCETTFERIDELRRHFQDCASDCFTSLQLENNNTNSEEELDMFKYFANSSEILRKSVREYGHERFYAHFCVECREPIIDETSVDAVDCDECKVSCLLQCNTCKCLHETYESIIEHLKGSYCGYKMQLAVDPDAQLHEQA